The following proteins come from a genomic window of Parambassis ranga chromosome 4, fParRan2.1, whole genome shotgun sequence:
- the lrrc8db gene encoding leucine rich repeat containing 8 VRAC subunit Db: MFTLTEVASLNDIQPTYRILKPWWDVFMDYLGIVMLMLAIFSGTMQLTKDQVVCLPILEQTPEGAGGFLEPRPTELTEGLWNKESAIGEQAAPLMAKRPSDRIAPTIHFTQHAAFGQPQPTGVRTKLDFQQYVFVNQMCYHVALPWYSKYFPYLTLIHTIVLMVSSNFWFKYPKTSSKIEHFVSILGKCFESPWTTKALSETACEDSEENKQRLAGASSLLKHLSTSSEEGSPNQSAPILTKSGVTFSAEKLVSEVPSMTILDKKDGEQAKALFEKVRKFRAHVEDSDLIYRLYAIQTVIKTVKFILILCYTMTFVASIDFDHVCEPEIKHLTGYARFQCTHNMAYMLKKLLVSYIALICAYGIICIYTLFWLFRRPLKEYSFEKVREESSFSDIPDVKNDFAFLLHMVDQYDQLYSKRFGVFLSEVSENKLREISLNHEWTFEKLRQHVTRNPQEKLELHLFMLSGVPDAVFDLTDLEILKLELIPEARITAKISQMINIQELHFYHCPAKVEQTAFIFLRDHLRCLHVKFTDVAEIPSWVYLLKNLRELYLVGNLNSENNKLIGLESLRDLRRLKILHLKSNLTKIPTNITDLSPHLIKLVIHNDGTKLLVLNSLKKMMNLAELELHNCELERIPHAIFSLNNLQELDLKSNNIRTIEEIISFQHLKRLTCLKLWHNKIISIPLSISHVKNLESLYLSHNKLESLPSSLFTLLKLRHLDVSHNSIAQIPLEVGFLQNLQHFAITGNKVEVLPKQLFKCTKLRTLCVSHNCISSIPEKIGQLSQLTHLELKGNCLDRLPAQLSQCCLLRRSCLIVEDHLFDSLPIDVKESINQESSVFANGCKCLSDGR, from the coding sequence ATGTTCACCCTCACAGAAGTAGCCTCCCTGAACGACATCCAGCCGACTTACAGAATACTGAAACCATGGTGGGATGTTTTCATGGATTATCTCGGCATTGTCATGTTGATGTTGGCCATATTTTCTGGGACGATGCAGTTAACTAAAGATCAAGTGGTTTGTCTTCCCATCCTGGAACAAACTCCGGAGGGGGCAGGAGGCTTCTTGGAACCCCGACCCACAGAGCTCACTGAAGGTCTGTGGAACAAAGAGAGCGCCATTGGAGAGCAAGCTGCTCCTCTAATGGCTAAAAGGCCTTCTGACAGGATCGCCCCAACAATTCACTTCACACAGCATGCTGCTTTCGGGCAGCCGCAGCCCACAGGTGTGAGGACGAAGCTTGATTTCCAGCAGTATGTTTTTGTCAACCAGATGTGCTACCACGTTGCCCTTCCTTGGTATTCCAAATATTTCCCCTACCTCACTCTCATTCACACTATCGTATTGATGGTCAGTAGCAACTTCTGGTTCAAATACCCGAAGACAAGTTCCAAAATAGAACATTTTGTTTCCATTCTCGGAAAATGTTTTGAATCCCCTTGGACTACTAAAGCGCTGTCCGAGACTGCATGCGAGGACTCGGAGGAGAACAAGCAGAGGCTGGCAggtgcctcctctctcctgaaACATCTGTCCACAAGCAGCGAGGAGGGCAGTCCCAACCAGTCGGCCCCAATTCTGACCAAATCTGGTGTCACCTTTTCAGCTGAAAAGCTAGTCAGTGAAGTTCCGTCCATGACCATACTGGACAAGAAAGACGGCGAGCAAGCGAAGGCCCTGTTTGAAAAAGTCCGTAAATTCCGCGCCCATGTGGAGGACAGCGATTTGATTTACAGACTGTATGCCATTCAGACAGTCATTAAAACGGTGAAATTCATACTGATCCTGTGCTATACGATGACGTTTGTTGCTTCTATAGATTTTGATCATGTGTGTGAGCCTGAAATAAAGCATCTGACCGGATATGCTAGGTTTCAGTGCACACATAACATGGCTTATATGTTAAAGAAGCTGCTCGTTAGCTATATTGCTCTCATATGTGCTTATGGTATAATTTGTATATACACTCTGTTCTGGCTTTTTCGGCGTCCTCTCAAGGAGTATTCCTTTGAAAAagtcagagaggagagcagcttcagtgacaTTCCAGATGTCAAGAATGACTTTGCGTTCCTCCTCCACATGGTTGAtcagtacgaccagctgtacTCAAAGCGCTTTGGGGTTTTCCTATCTGAGGTGAGTGAGAACAAACTTCGGGAGATCAGCCTGAACCATGAGTGGACCTTTGAGAAGTTGCGGCAGCATGTAACACGTAATCCTCAAGAAAAGTTGGAGCTTCACCTGTTCATGCTGTCAGGAGTTCCCGATGCTGTGTTTGATCTCACTGACTTGGAAATCCTGAAGTTAGAATTAATTCCAGAGGCCAGGATAACAGCAAAGATCTCCCAAATGATAAACATCCAAGAACTGCACTTCTACCACTGTCCTGCAAAGGTTGAGCAAActgctttcatttttcttcGCGATCACCTCCGGTGCCTTCATGTCAAATTCACAGATGTTGCTGAGATTCCGAGCTGGGTGTACTTGTTGAAAAATTTAAGGGAACTCTACTTGGTGGGTAACCTGAACTCTGAGAACAACAAACTGATTGGACTGGAGTCTCTGCGAGATCTCAGGCGCTTAAAGATTCTGCATCTCAAAAGCAACCTCACAAAGATCCCCACAAACATAACGGACCTGTCCCCACATCTGATCAAGCTGGTCATTCATAATGATGGCACCAAGCTGCTAGTGCTGAACAGTCTGAAGAAAATGATGAACCTGGCAGAGCTGGAGCTTCATAACTGTGAACTGGAGCGGATCCCCCACGCCATCTTTAGTTTGAACAACCTTCAGGAACTTGATCTAAAATCCAACAACATTCGAACCATTGAGGAAATCATCAGTTTTCAGCACCTAAAAAGACTGACGTGCCTCAAACTGTGGCACAATAAGATCATCAGCATTCCACTATCAATCAGCCATGTTAAAAACCTCGAGTCGCTCTATCTCTCACACAACAAGCTGGAGTCTTTACCATCGTCATTATTCACCCTGCTCAAGTTGAGGCACCTCGATGTGAGCCATAACTCTATAGCACAGATACCACTGGAGGTGGGCTTTCTGCAGAACCTCCAGCATTTTGCCATTACAGGCAACAAAGTGGAGGTACTCCCCAAGCAGCTGTTCAAGTGTACCAAACTGAGGACCTTATGTGTCAGCCACAACTGCATCTCTTCCATTCCTGAAAAAATTGGCCAGCTGTCCCAGCTCACACATCTGGAATTAAAGGGAAACTGTCTGGATCGCCTGCCGGCTCAGCTCAGCCAGTGCTGCCTGCTCCGCAGGAGCTGCCTGATAGTGGAGGATCACCTCTTTGACTCGCTCCCCATTGACGTCAAAGAGAGCATCAATCAGGAATCAAGTGTTTTTGCCAACGGGTGCAAGTGTCTGAGTGATGGACGGTAG
- the lrrc8c gene encoding volume-regulated anion channel subunit LRRC8C → MIPVMEFRQFTEQQPAFRVLKPWWDVFTDYLSVIMLMIGVFGCTLQVMQDKIICLPQRTSALSENRSDVDLKSLLHLPPNTSSVPREMKGLKTNLDIQQYSFINQMCYEKALHWYAKYFPYLVLIHTVVFMVCSNFWFKFPGSSSKIEHFISMLVKCFDSPWTTRALSEVSGENPEEKDQKESGISRSNIEASPGEGNLVKTQSLRSIPEKIVVDTPSASALDKKEGEQAKALFEKVKKFRLHVEEGDILYLMYVRQTVFKVFKSLLIIAYNSFLVNRVRNRVGCEAEIQDMTGYKTFECNHTMAHLFSKLSYCYLCLVAVYGLTSLYTSYWLFYRSLKEYSFEYVRQETGISDIPDVKNDFAFMLHMIDQYDPLYSKRFAVFLSEVSENKLKQLNLNHEWTAEKLRQRLQTNTNNRLELQLFMLPGLPDTVFELTELQSLKLEIINNVTIPASVSQLEGLQELSLYRCSLKLHTSATAFLKENLKVLRVKFDDNRELPNWMYCLRTLEELYLVGSLCPDASKNIVLESLREMKCLKTLCLKGNLTKIPQSIVDVSSHLQRLYLHNDGTKLVMLNNLKKMTNLIDLELVRCDLERIPHAIFSLTNLQELDLKENNIRSIEEIVSFQHLRKLTCLKLWYNGIMYIPEHIKKLGSLERLYFSHNKVEILPSHLFLCNKLRYLDLSNNDIRFIPPEIGVLQSLQYFSVTCNKIENLPDELFFCKKLKTLKLGKNSLSILSPKISNLALLTYLELKGNHFELLPQELGCCHALKRSGLIVEEAMFETLPSDVRDQMKAE, encoded by the exons ATGATTCCTGTGATGGAATTCCGGCAGTTCACTGAACAGCAGCCAGCGTTCAGAGTTCTGAAGCCGTGGTGGGATGTGTTCACAGACTACTTGTCTGTAATCATGCTTATGATCGGTGTCTTTGGGTGCACTCTTCAG GTAATGCAGGATAAAATCATTTGCCTCCCACAGAGAACATCAGCTCTTTCAGAGAATAGGAGTGATGTGGACCTGAAGTCTCTGTTGCACCTGCCTCCCAACACCTCATCTGTGCCAAGAGAAATGAAAGGTCTGAAAACGAATCTGGACATTCAACAGTACAGCTTCATCAATCAGATGTGTTATGAGAAGGCACTGCACTGGTATGCCAAGTACTTCCCCTACTTGGTCCTTATACACACGGTGGTTTTTATGGTGTGCAGCAACTTTTGGTTTAAATTCCCTGGCTCCAGCTCTAAAATAGAGCATTTTATCTCCATGCTTGTCAAGTGCTTCGACTCTCCCTGGACCACACGGGCTTTGTCGGAAGTATCTGGAGAAAATCCGGAAGAAAAGGACCAAAAAGAGAGCGGCATTTCTCGGTCCAACATTGAAGCGTCTCCTGGGGAGGGGAACCTGGTGAAGACGCAGTCCCTTCGTTCTATCCCAGAGAAGATAGTAGTGGACACGCCATCAGCAAGTGCTCTAGACAAGAAAGAGGGCGAGCAAGCAAAAGCTCTTTTTGAGAAGGTGAAGAAGTTCCGTTTGCATGTGGAGGAAGGTGACATCCTCTACCTCATGTATGTTCGCCAGACTGTTTTCAAGGTTTTTAAATCCCTCCTCATCATTGCCTATAACAGCTTTCTGGTGAATAGAGTGCGGAACAGAGTAGGCTGCGAAGCTGAGATTCAGGACATGACAGGCTATAAAACCTTTGAGTGCAACCACACCATGGCTCACCTGTTCTCTAAGCTGTCCTACTGTTACCTGTGTTTGGTGGCTGTGTATGGATTAACAAGCCTCTACACTTCCTATTGGCTCTTCTACCGCTCACTGAAAGAGTACTCCTTTGAGTATGTGCGGCAGGAAACAGGCATCAGTGATATCCCAGACGTCAAGAATGACTTTGCTTTTATGCTGCACATGATTGATCAGTATGACCCGCTGTACTCCAAACGATTTGCAGTTTTCCTCTCTGAGGTCAGCGAGAACAAACTCAAGCAGCTCAATCTTAACCATGAGTGGACAGCGGAGAAGCTCCGTCAGAGACTCCAGACCAACACCAACAACAGACTTGAACTGCAGCTGTTCATGCTCCCAGGTTTACCTGACACCGTCTTCGAGCTGACGGAGCTGCAGTCGCTCAAGCTCGAGATCATCAACAATGTCACCATCCCTGCCTCAGTCTCTCAGCTGGAAGGCCTCCAGGAGCTGTCTCTTTACCGGTGCTCTTTAAAGTTGCATACAAGTGCTACCGCCTTCCTCAAAGAGAACCTTAAAGTTCTGAGAGTGAAGTTTGATGACAACAGGGAACTTCCAAACTGGATGTATTGCCTGCGCACCTTAGAGGAGCTCTATCTGGTTGGCTCACTCTGCCCTGATGCCTCCAAGAATATAGTCCTCGAGTCTTTGCGGGAGATGAAGTGTCTGAAAACTCTCTGCTTAAAAGGCAATTTGACCAAAATACCCCAATCCATCGTGGATGTTTCCAGCCACCTGCAGCGGCTGTACTTACACAATGACGGCACCAAACTCGTAATGCTCAACAATCTGAAAAAGATGACCAATCTGATAGACCTGGAGCTGGTGCGTTGTGATCTTGAACGCATTCCACATGCAATCTTCAGCCTGACCAACCTGCAGGAGCTGGACCTGAAAGAGAACAACATTCGCTCTATTGAGGAGATCGTCAGCTTTCAGCACCTTCGAAAGCTTACCTGCCTTAAACTTTGGTACAATGGCATCATGTACATCCCAGAACACATCAAGAAGCTCGGCAGCCTGGAGCGCCTTTACTTCAGCCACAACAAGGTCGAGATATTGCCCTCACACCTGTTTTTGTGCAACAAGCTGCGCTACCTGGACCTGTCCAACAATGACATCCGATTCATTCCACCGGAAATTGGAGTCCTGCAGAGTCTGCAGTACTTCTCAGTCACCTGTAACAAAATTGAGAACCTACCAGATGAACTGTTCTTCTGCAAAAAGCTCAAGACGCTAAAGCTAGGTAAGAACTCATTGTCCATACTCTCACCAAAAATCTCCAACCTAGCTCTGCTGACCTACCTGGAGCTCAAAGGCAACCACTTCGAGCTGCTTCCTCAGGAGCTGGGGTGCTGTCATGCTTTGAAGCGCAGTGGCCTTATAGTGGAGGAGGCAATGTTTGAAACTCTGCCTTCAGATGTCAGGGACCAGATGAAGGCTGAGTGA